The Raphanus sativus cultivar WK10039 unplaced genomic scaffold, ASM80110v3 Scaffold0588, whole genome shotgun sequence genomic interval CGTGCCGCGTAGGACGAGGATGGTGACGAACCCGCAGAGGATCGTGATCTTGATGTTGTTGAACGTCTTCTGCATCTGCCTGCCGCGTGGCAACACGCCGCGCCcgcctcttcctcctcctccgccgttTGGTGCCGTCGACGTCGGGagtcctccgccgccgccgcttCCGGAGGGTCTTTTATGCGCCGGCGAACCCATTTTCTCTCCTTTCTCGTTTAGATTTTCAGTTTAAAGAGTTGCGCGACGACCATTAAAGTCTGTTCCTTTTTTTGTTGTCTGAAAAGACAGTCTTTGTAgttgtctctctctttctctcactcTGTGTACTTACGGATCTGAATAAAGATCAGATCTTTAGCATGATGGAAAGGGATATTCGATCTGAAGAACCCTAATTAAATAAAACGAAACTAAACCCAATAATGCGGAAGCACtgtcataattaaaaaatacattgtCGGAGGAAAATGCTTCGCTCGATCTAGAAGCAGAAGGGGGAGATCCGCGTACAGCTCACTCACACCGACAAATGtcattattattgttttattttaaattgtttttagttttcactaaaaacgatttttatgaaaataatttccGTTTAGGAATTGTCACTGGAACTCGAAGCTAAATTTGAATAACtgttaataattaaattatataattatcagTTACtagattctaatattttaagaaaatttaaatgtaattGGTTTTGATGATTGTTAGTtaatatatactccctccgttttttaaagagtgtcgttgtgacattttcacacagattaagcaagttgttgaaatatatgtaagttgtaattaattatatcttttgaccaatagtattttagataaataaaattatttataaaatcaatgcagtttgcaattaattttcagctgaaagttagtataatttacattagaattgtaaagttacactctttgtgtaacaagaaaatgagctcagaatgacatttattatgaaacagaaagAGTAAAATTTATTgtcattcaaaaaaataattcaaataatttaataatcttatcaaaattaatattactGGAATTTAAATCTGTTAAAAATTAGTTCATAAAACAcaactttcaaaatattacatataaccttaaaattttcaaaattattgaattataatagttatatacttttaaatatgaaaaaatcttaaaattttaataaatccttaattttgaaaatcaacCGGTTTTATCTAACTGCAATTCTCACAATCCCTTCTTCATGTAAAGACAATACGGAAGTAACCGATGGTCGATGGATAACAGTAGTTAGTATAATATGATTGTTCCTATGGGTTCGGGTAGAAAGACTAGTTCCGTTAACAGAAAATTATGTCAAATTGTGCTGAACAAAATTTTGGTCTGGTTTGGGTTGACATTTGGTTATGATTTAATTTTGTTACAAAtttattagttaaattttgttagtttggttattttgattttaaaaattattagttcGATTGGAAATAGAatgatttggttttttttttttttaagaataaaaatccAAACTAACTAAATATGGAAATAACTTAATTGTATCAAACTGGAATAGAAACCAAAAAGAATCGTTTGGTTTGGCTAATAGGCTGGTTCGGTATCGATCAAAACCCCACCTCTAAATATGACCGTCAATAAACGGTGCGTTTTGTGGTGAACCAATCTAGTGGCGTCAGATTTTAGGTGAGGAAATCTGTTGCGGCGGTAAACCTCGAAACGCGTTTCAGTGTCACCGTGATTTTATGACGCGTGTCTCTTCGCATTGGTTTTAGTCAAAGAAAAGGCGCCGTTCAGAGTTTTGGATATTTCTTTGCAGTTATCCATATCTCTTAATGACTAGATAAACTCTTGCAAAAAAACAGAGACATTTCTTGCTTCGTGGTATACTCTGTTCTCTCTATAGGTTCGGTTGTGAACTTCGGGTCTGAGATATTATCTCTGTCTTTTAGCTTACCATATCTCTCTAATGCCTGAAAAGAGATTAGTGTTCAGTCTTCTTTAACTGATCATTCTTTTTACATCTTCTTTCTTTGAAGGGTTGTGCAAGAACAAAGGCATCACCATTTGTTATGTGGAATTTAACTTCAAAACCCAATGAAGAAGGCTTTAAATCAATGGGAGAAGATACTGTCATAGAACCGATAAAAGCTCCTCTAGATGATGGAAGAAAGACAAGGAAGGAAGAAAGACTAGAGTGTCCCATTTGCTGGGAACCGTTCAACGTCTTTGAGAACGTTCCTTATGTCTTATGGTGTGGTCACACCATCTGCAAGTATTGTCTCTTGGGTCTTCAACGTGCCGTTGTGATCAAATCCTCAGGTTTTCCGTTCCAGCTTCCCTTCTTCGTTACTTGCCCTTGGTGCAATATGCTCTCTTTAAGGCTAGTACGCAGTGGAGCCATCAAGTTTCCTTCCAAGAACTATTACCTTTTATGGATGGTCGAAAGCATGAATGGCTCCCGCAGTGACAACAAAAGGGTCGTCGCTTCAGAGCAGAGAGAGAGGTGTGATGATGGAGTGTGTAACAACGCTTCAGATGTGACCAGAGGGTACTTGAGAAGTGGGAGAGTTCATGGATATATATGTAAGTCAATAGCTCTTGTCGCTCGTTCGTTGGCTAAGTTTCCTTTGGTAGTCATGTTCCTGTTGATGGCTTTATATGCGATCCCTGTGAGTGCTGCGGTTCTCGGGGTCTATTTATTTGTCACTATTGCGTTGGCTGTCCCGTCGTTTCTAGTCCTCTATTTCGCTTTCCCAAGCTTAAACTGGCTGATCAGAGAGATTTCAGCTTAACTCATTGTACTGTGTGTTTGTTCCTTTGTGTTTCTTGACTTGTAAGGAACATGAACTATAGTGTCAAACGTTGTTATATTCAGTTTATACTAGAAGAAGAGAGGACTTTGATTTCAAACTATCTCTGTATGATATAAATTTAGGACCATCTTCTTTCATGATGGTAATCAATGATTACTCCTCGATTGTAAATAATAATGATGGTTATTGCTTTGGTGTCTTCATCCATCACTATTGCTATCACTGTGGCCAAATCCAATAGTTCCATCATTCTTAAAGAGAGATTTTTATCAAGCTAAATAATTTTCAAGTCCGTGACATCGATACCAAAAGACTTAGCTTTGTGAAGCAAGCCTTTGGCAATTGGCATGCACTGTAGCACTGAGACAGTTTCTAATATACAAGGAAGAACAGAGAGGATAGTATCAAGATATGGTGGGATAGAAAAATCACTCAGGAAATGGACTATTTGTTAAATATCAACTATAATATTTACTAGAACTTCTGAGATTTGCATTTAACTCCTTTAGTTCGTAGAAGATTCCTTTTCTGTGCCGTACAGTTTTAAAAGGTCTCCCAATAGAGAAAAAGGATTAATTAGAGAAGAGCACcgataaaacaagaaaattccACGTGGCATCATATagcaaaaaaagttaaaatggtTTCTCTCACTCACTTGCGATGAACTCTCTAGTACCTTCGAGTTCTAAACGAAAGAGAAGACGAAGAGAATTCTCCATCTTTCGAGAATGAACCCCATTCCCATAAAAACACCTCACCTGCCTCCTTCTTCTCTCGCAAAAAAATCACAAAGTTTCATTAAATCAATTCACAACGATTTGCTTGATTCTGATTAACTGAAGAGAAGACTCAAAAGATGAATCCAGAGAAATTCACACACAAGACAAACGAAACGATCGCCGCCGCTCACGAGCTCGCCGTAAACTCCGGCCACGCTCAAATCACCCCTCTGCATTTAGCCGGAGCCTTGATCTCCGACCCCGCCGGAATATTCCCTCAAGCGATCTCCGCCGCAGCCGGAGGCGGCGTAACCGCCGCGCAATCCGCCGAGAGAGTGATCAGCCAAGCCTTGAAGAAGCTCCCCTCGCAGTCCCCTCCTCCCGACGACGTCCCCGCGAGCTCGAGCCTCGTCAAGGTCATACGCAGAGCTCAATCCGCCCAGAAGTCGCGCGGGGACACTCACTTGGCCGTCGATCAGATCATCATCGGCCTTCTCGAGGATTCTCAGATACGTGATCTGTTGAGCGAGGTCGGCGTTGGCGCGGCGAAGGTGAAGGCCGAGGTCGAGAAGCTTCGCGGGAAGGAAGGGAAGAAGAAGGTGGTTGAGAGTGCTTGTGGTGATACGAGTTTCCAAGCGTTGAAGACTTACGGGAGAGATTTGGTTGAGGAGGCGGGGAAGCTTGATCCTGTGATCGGTCGTGACGAGGAGATTAGAAGAGTCGTTAGGATCCTCTCGAGGAGGACGAAGAACAACCCTGTCCTTATTGGGGAGCCAGGGGTTGGGAAGACGGCTGTTGTTGAAGGTTTAGCGCAGAGGATTGTGAAGGGAGATGTTCCTAATAGTTTAACTGATGTGAGGTTGGTGTCTTTGGACATGGGGGCGTTGGTCGCTGGTGCTAAGTACAGAGGAGAGTTTGAGGAGAGGTTGAAAGCGGTTTTGAAAGAAGTTGAGGAAGCTGAAGGGGGAGTGATTTTGTTTATTGATGAGATTCATTTGGTTCTCGGCGCTGGGAAGACTGAAGGGTCCATGGATGCGGCGAATCTGTTTAAGCCTATGTTGGCTAGAGGTCAGCTTCGGTGTATTGGCGCTACGACGCTTGAAGAGTATAGGAAGTATGTTGAGAAAGATGCTGCCTTTGAGAGACGGTTTCAACAGGTTTATGTGGCTGAGCCGAGTGTGGTTGATACTATTAGTATTCTGAGAGGGCTCAAGGAGAAGTATGAGGGACATCATGGTGTTCGTATCCAGGACCGGGCTCTTGTCAATGCTGCTCAGCTTTCTGCTCGTTACATTACTGGTATGTTGAGATTTTTTAGTCTTGGGTTAGATGTTGTGGCTTTTGTGTAGTGTTGTTCTTGGTATGACGTGGTTTTTTGTGTGGTTGATTAGGTCGGCATTTACCGGATAAAGCTATTGATTTGGTGGATGAGGCTTGTGCCAATGTGAGAGTCCAGCTTGATAGTCAGCCTGAAGAGATTGATAACCTTGAAAGGAAGAGGATGCAGCTGGAAATTGAACTTCATGCCTTggaaagagaaaaagacaaaGCCAGCAAAGCTCGGCTTGTGGAGGTATGAGACAGTTCTCTTCTTTCTTGAGATTATAACATTCTAGATCCTAGAAAACTTGGTTTGCTATAGAGTTTTGTTAGTTAACATCTTCTTTTGGGATAGGTCTCTGATCCTGTTATCTTGAATTATGAATCTGTAGGTGCGGAAAGAGCTTGATGACCTGAGGGACAAGTTACAGCCTCTCACGATGAAGTACagaaaggagaaagagagaattGATGAGATTCGCCGGCTTAAGCAGAAAAGAGAAGAGCTCATGTTTGCTTTGCAAGAGGCAGAACGAAGATATGACCTTGCAAGAGCTGCTGACCTAAGATATGGAGCAATCCAGGAAGTGGAATCTGCAATTGCTCAACTTGAAGGAACTTCTGACGAGAATATGATGCTCACCGAGAACGTTGGGCCAGAACACATTGCGGAAGTTGTGAGCCGTTGGACAGGGATTCCAGTGACAAGACTCGGTCAGAACGAGAAGGAGAGGTTGATTGGTCTTGCGATAGGTTGCACAAGAGGGTCGTGGGACAAGATCAAGCTGTGAACGCAGTTGCTGAGGCGATCTTAAGGTCAAGAACAGGACTTGGAAGGCCACAACAACCAACTGGATCATTCTTATTCCTTGGCCCAACTGGTGTTGGCAAAACTGAGCTTGCTAAGGCTCTTGCTGAGCAGCTCTTTGATGATGAAAACCTCTTGGTTCGGATTGATATGTCCGAGTATATGGAACAACACTCTGTCTCTCGCCTCATTGGTGCACCACCTGGGTAAATACGTTATCCTAATACTTTTCAAGACTAGATGTTTTCTCCATGAAGTTTGTTTTCTTACATGGTTGCTTTTTGTCTCAGCTATGTTGGTCACGAGGAAGGAGGGCAATTAACTGAGGCTGTGAGGAGGCGACCTTACTGTGTATACTCTTTGATGAAGTAGAGAAAGCCCATGTCTCTGTCTTCAACACTTTGCTTCAAGTGTTGGACGATGGGAGATTGACAGACGGCCAAGGAAGGACTGTGGATTTCAGGAACTCGGTGATAATCATGACATCAAACCTTGGCGCAGAGCATCTACTTTCGGGGCTAACTGGGAAAGTGTCTATGCAAGTGGCCCGGGAATGTGTGATGCAGGAGGTGAGAAAGCACTTCAGACCGGAGCTCCTTAACAGGCTTGACGAGATTGTGGTGTTCGATCCTCTTTCACATGATCAGTTGAGGAAAGTAGCCCGTCTCCAAATGAAAGACGTCGCTGTCCGGCTTGCTGAGAGAGGTGTTGCTCTTGCAGTCACCGATGCTGCTTTAGACTACATCTTAGCTGAGAGTTATGACCCGGTAAGTCTCTTAAACCTACTTGTAACGTTCATCATGCACTTGTATGGTATTGTCTGTTGGCTGACGATATTGTGTTTGTATGGTTAGGTGTATGGTGCTAGGCCAATAAGGAGGTGGATGGAGAAGAAGGTGGTGACAGAGTTGTCAAAGATGGTTGTGCGTGAGGAGATCGATGAGAACTCCACCGTTTACATAGATGCAGGAAGTGGTGGATCTGATCTTGTGTACCGTGTTGAGAAGAATGGAGGGCTAGTGAACGCTACGACAGGACATAAGTCAGATGTGTTGATTCATATTGCTAATGGGCCGAATAGAAGTGATGCAGCTCAAGCTGTGAAGAAGATGAGGATTGAAGAAATAGAAGACGATGAGGAAATGGTTGAGGACTGAAGTCTTTGACCTGTTAAGTGTCtccaatgtttttttctttgaggTGTTTTAGTTTCAGCTTTTGGAGTGTGCAGAGACTCGTGCTCTGTTTTTTATCCTTTCTGGATCGACTTCTTTGGTGGGCTTTGAAGTATATTACAAATGGTGTTAAGCTGTAAAAAAATCTACCTTATGATGAAATAAAATCAGTTTACTTATATATTTCGCTGGCCATAATCTTCCCGGACGTGTTCAGACCATTGGAACTTTGGCTAATTTTCAGCATTGGTTTTTTAGCGTTTTAACGATGCCATTTTTTCCTTGGAAACTTTCACAAAATCGACACAAGATAGTCCAAGAATGATGACCAGAGtcgaaggaagaagaagaagaatgttcAATAAGCTTTCTCTCGATGATCCAGTCGTCATTTCAGAGCTGCTGAACTGGTGAAGATGTTAGGAGAAAGAGAGACACGGCAGCTTATGAGTCATGACCCACAGTTCAGTAACCTCAGTTCTTGAAGATGACACGGGAGAGCAAGTACACGAAAGAGAAGTAAACTACAAGTCTACCACATTAATAGGTAAGGAAACGAAACACATTTTAAATTGTATCTTAATGGGCCCAATTTTTTCAGGGTCGTAGGCCCATTATTAACTAAATCTAAAGATGAGAACTAGGGCAACACGTTATAAACTCGTGGTTATGTTTCAGTGTTTGGCTTCTCCGTTTTCATCACTAGCAGCAGACTTTGCGTTAATCAGCCGACGCGAAAATGGTGAAGGGACGCCAAGGAGAACGTGTCaggtctttcttcttctcctcttatTGTTCATCAAGTTTGGCATAAACCCTAGTTTTCAAATCTTGGTTGCTCATTTGCCTCCTGTTTTACTCACTTGATTGTCTTATCGATTGTATTGCAGACTCTACGTCAGGGGAACTATCTTGGGATACAAAAGGTGACACATTTACTTTATAATCTCTATTATATTCACTGTATACTGCTCACTGGTTCTTGATTTAGCTCCAATCATGTAATGAACAATGATGCTTAGTTTATGTAACTCAAGCTGATAGGATCTAATTCTCAACTTAATACCAGACTTTGTTCCTAATAGTTAGCTGTCTAAATTTTCTTAGAAAGTTGTACTGGGTTCTGCCTAGTGGCTAGCTATTTGATACGGTCCCAATGGTCTctgacatttttatttattgtgcAGGTCGAAGTCTAACCAGTACCCAAACACATCCCTTATCCAGATCGAAGGGGTCAACACTACAGAGGAGGTGACATGGTACAAGGGAAAGAGGATGGCTTACATCTACAAGGCTAAGACCAAGAAGAACGGTAGCCATTACCGCTGCAT includes:
- the LOC130502511 gene encoding uncharacterized protein LOC130502511, translated to MWNLTSKPNEEGFKSMGEDTVIEPIKAPLDDGRKTRKEERLECPICWEPFNVFENVPYVLWCGHTICKYCLLGLQRAVVIKSSGFPFQLPFFVTCPWCNMLSLRLVRSGAIKFPSKNYYLLWMVESMNGSRSDNKRVVASEQRERCDDGVCNNASDVTRGYLRSGRVHGYICKSIALVARSLAKFPLVVMFLLMALYAIPVSAAVLGVYLFVTIALAVPSFLVLYFAFPSLNWLIREISA
- the LOC130502514 gene encoding 60S ribosomal protein L35a-1, which gives rise to MVKGRQGERVRLYVRGTILGYKRSKSNQYPNTSLIQIEGVNTTEEVTWYKGKRMAYIYKAKTKKNGSHYRCIWGKVTRPHGNSGVVRAKFTSNLPPKSMGMRVRVFMYPSNI